Genomic DNA from Streptomyces sp. AM 2-1-1:
CGCCCAGCGCACGAAGTGGTCCACCGCCCGCTGCGGCCGGTAGCAGTCGTACACCTTCAACGAGTAGCCCTCCCGCCGCAGCGCGGTCTGCGCCCGGTGCAGGGCTTCGGCGGCCGGGCGCGTCAGGACGCACATCGGCTGCCGGTACCCGTCCACCGCGACACCCAGAAAGGTGTGCGGCGTGGCGTACCGGATCTCCTCGATGATCGTCGGGTCCACGGAACGCAGCGCGACGAAGCCGTCCGGCGCCTTCGGTTCGGGGCGCGCACGCGCCGCCGGCGTGGCGACGGTCGCGGCGAGCAGGGCGCAGGCGGCGACGGTGAGGGCGCGGAGCGCGGTACCGAAGGAGGTGAGGGTTGTCATGCGCACATCGCTATCAGGTTCCGGCCCGCCGGGGAAGCGCGATCGGATACAGTCCGGCCCGTGTCCGAGTCCACCCCGCCCGCCACCCCGCCCGTACGCGACTCCCACTGCGCCGCCTGCGGAGCCCCGTACGACGCCGCCGTCCTCCGCGCCGGCGCCTGGCCCCGACCCTGCGCCGCCTGCGGCACGACCGCCTACCGCAACCCGCTCCCCGTCGCCGTCGCCCTGCTCCCCGTCACCGACGCCGCGGACGGAACTCAGGGACTGGTCGTCATCACCCGCACCATCCCCCCGCACCGCGGCCGACTCGCCCTCCCCGGCGGATTCGTCGACCACGGCGAGGACTGGCGGCACGCCGTCGTCCGCGAACTCCGCGAGGAGACCGGCATCGAGGCCGGCGCCGACGAAGTGACCCTCGCCGACGCGCTCAGCTCGCCGGACGGCCATCTGCTCCTCTTCGGCCTCCTCCCGGCCCGCCCGGTCCACCTGCTCCCGCCGTCCGCGCCCACCGACGAGACGGCCGGGTACGACGTGCTGCGCACGGCCGGGGAGCTGGCCTTCCCGCTGCACACCGAAGCCGTCCGCGCCTGGTTCGCCGGCCGCTACGCCTGATCCTCCGGCCGACCGCTGCACCCGATCCGGACGCAAGACCCGGGTGCCACCGGGAGGTGACCCCCGCGATCCGCCGGACACGCCTCAGTCGCCCCGCACCCGCACCGGGTACGGCACCGACCCGTCATGGCCCTCCCGCTCCACCACCACCCGCCCGTCCTCCCACCGGGTGCGGAAACGCTCGAGCAGCGGCTTCCCCGGCGCCGTCACGGCGCTCCGCACCAGCACCCCGCCACCGCGGCGCCCCCGGCGCGGCGCCCAGACCTCCATCTCAGGCCCGCCGTCCGCCCCCCGTACCGGGATCACCGCCCCCGCGCGGGCCAGCACGGCGATCCGCGACAGCGGCGCCTCGACCGTCACCCGCCCCGGGCCTTCGTACGACCGGCCCGTCGCCGTGTCGTACCACCGCCCGCGCGGCAGGCGGACCGTCCGGCGCACGGTTCCCGGCTCCCAGACCGGCGCCACCAGCAGCCCGTCGCCCAGCAGGAACGCGTCCTCGCACTCCCGCAGCGCCCGGTCGCCGGGAGCCTCCCACCAGACCGGCCGGACGTACGGCGCACCCGTCAGCCGGGCCATGTGCGCCAGAGTCACGAAGTACGGGCCCAGACGCTCCCGCTCCGCCAGTGCCGCCAGGGCGTGGGCCCGCACCTCCTCCCCGAGCCCGCACCCCCCGCCGCCCCGGGCGCGGCCCCCGGCCCGGATCCGGAACAGCGGCAGATACGCACCCAGTTGCAGCCGCCGCAGATACAGCTCCGGCGACTCCGACTCCTCGAACGCGTCGATGTCCGGCGCCGCGTACGGCACCCCGCACAGGCCCAGCCCGATGACCGTGGCCAGCGCGGCACGCAGCCCCGGCCAGCCCTCCGCCGCCCCGTCGGACCGGGCGCCGCCGTACCTCCGCGCCCCCGCCCGGACCGGCGTGCGGAGGTGAAAGGGCCGTTCGCGCGGACCGGGAACCGAGGACACCGTCTCCGCCGGGGCGCGCCCCACCAGCGACCGCCCCGCCACCGGGCCGGGGTCCGCCCCGGCAGCCGCGTGCCCCTCCCCGGACGGTGACGGTGGCGGCGCCGACCCGGACACGAGGAGCCGCACCCCCTGAGCCCGCAACTCCGAGGCGAGCGAGACCAGTTCCACGCCATCCGGAGGCCCCGGCACCATGCCACCCAGGCCGCCCCGCTCACCGACCAGATGCAGGGCGCTCAGCGGCATCCCGCGGTCGCGGTGACCGGCGACGATCCGCCGTACCTCCCGCGCGTCCACCGGGCCCGCCACCGCGAGCTGGGGTCCCAGCGCCCACGCCGGCGGCAGCGCCGGAGCCCCCGTGAGCGCCGTCCAGCCGCGCAGCACCCGCGCCGGTGTGCCCGCCACCGCCCAGCACCGCAACGGACCACCATCCATCCGGACCTCGCTCCCGCCCGGCCGGTCGTGCCCCGAACCCGCACCCTCCTCGCCCTCACGGACGGTCATCCGTCCCGATCCGGTGCAGTCGTAGAACACCAGGTGCGTCCCCGCGTCCGAGACGACGAACTGCACCGGCATCGGCGCACCCCCCGCCCCGTCCCGCCGACCGGGTGTGCCCTCGCCCTCCCGATCCGCCTCACCCAGCGGGTACGTACCGTCGCGCGGCCGCGGCCCCGACACCGGGCCGCCCACCCCGAAGAACCGTGCGTCCGCGGGCAGCCGGGACCGCTGCACCCACCGAGCGGGACCTCCCCCGGCCGCCTCCCACCAGCGCGGCGGCTCCTCCCGACGCAACGGGACACCGCCCGGCGTCCGCAACTCCACCGCCCCCTCCCGCGACACCGACACCGTCAGACGCTCCGACACCACCTGCCAGCCGCCGTCCGTACCGGGTTCCAGCTGCGCCCTAGGATCGGGCGCCGGCTCCGTCCCCGGCAGCCCGTACGACGGAAGCCCTCCGGCCCCGTCCCAGGCCCAGAACACCGCCCCGCCGACCGCCACCCGGATGCGCAGCGCCGAACGGGCGAACCGCACCACCCCGCCCCCCGGCCCGGGCTCCGCCCCCACGACCTGCCCGGGCACCCTGGCCAGTTCCGGATGCCGCAGCGCCGGCGCCCAGGAGTCCCCGCGCCACGACCGCCAGGCCGCCCGCACCCCACCGACCGAACCCATCGACTTCACCGAGCGCACCAGGTCATGACCGTCCATGGCGCTCACCTTGCCACCAGCCGAACCCGGCGGGCGTTCCGTTCAACTCCCGTTCACCCGGAGCCCGGCGGGAGTACACACCAGGTCCGGTCCGGCCGCCCCCACGGCTCGCGGCGCCGCCCGCCGCGCGCCACGGTCCGGACCCGGCCGACCGGCTCTGGTGCTGGGGACGCTCCCATGGCATCGTCCCCCGTGCGGTGATCGCGTCCCCGCCCGTACGCGCGGACACCCACCCCGCGCACCCGTCAGCCAGGAGCAGCCCGATGACCTCAGCAGCCGACGAAGCCCCCCTCTGGCAGCCCGGCCCCGAACGGGTCGCCGCCGCGGCCGTCACCCGGTTCCAGAGCTGGGCGGCCGAACACCACGGTGCCCCCGCCGAGGGGGGATACGCGGCACTCCACCGCTGGTCCGTCGAGCACCTCGACACCTTCTGGGGCGCCGTGGCCGCATGGTTCGACATCCGCTTCTCCACCCCGTACGAGACGGTCCTCGCGAACCGTGCCATGCCCGGCGCGGAGTGGTTCCCCGGCGCCACCCTCAACTACGCCGAACACGCGCTGCGCACCGCCGAGGACCCCCTCCGCGCCGACGCCCCCGCCCTCTTCCACGTCGACGAGACGCAGGCCCAGGCCGTCATGAGCTGGTCCGAACTCCGGCGTCAGGTCGGCTCCCTCGCCGCGGAGCTGCGCGCCCTCGGCGTCAACCCGGGTGACCGGGTCAGCGGCTACCTCCCGAACATCCCGCAGGCCGTCGTCGCGTTCCTCGCCACCGCCACCGTCGGTGGCGTCTGGACCTCCTGCGCCCCGGACTTCGGCGCCCGCAGCGTCCTCGACCGCTTCCAGCAGGTGGAACCCGTCGTCCTGTTCACCGTCGACGGCTACCGCTACGGGGGCAAGGAGCACGACCGGACCGCCACCGTCACCGAGCTCCGCCGCGAACTGCCCACCCTGCGCGCCGTCGTCCACGTCCCGCTGCTCGGCACCCCCGCCCCGGACGGCGCCCTCGCCTGGTCCGACCTCACCGGGGGCGACAGGGAACCCGTCTTCGAGCAGGTCCCCTTCGCCCACCCGCTCTGGGTCCTCTACTCCTCCGGCACCACCGGCCTCCCCAAGGCGATCGTGCAGTCCCAGGGGGGCATCCTGCTGGAGCACTACAAGCAGCTCGGACTCCACTGCGACCTCGGCCCCGAGGACCGCTTCTTCTGGTACACCTCCACCGGCTGGATGATGTGGAACTTCCTCGTCTCCGGCCTGCTCACCGGCACCACCGTCGTGCTCTACGACGGAAGCCCCGGCCATCCCGACACCAGCGCCCAGTGGCGGGTCGCCGAACAGACCGGCACCACCTTCTTCGGCACCTCGGCCGCCTACGTGATGGCCTGCCGCAAGGCCGGCGTCCACCCCGGCCGCGACCTGGACCTCAGCCGCGTGCAGTGCGTGGCCACCACCGGCTCGCCGCTTCCCCCCGACGGGTTCCGCTGGCTCCACGGAGAGATCACCGAAGACCTGTGGATCGCCTCCGTCAGCGGAGGCACCGACGTCTGCAGCTGCTTCGCCGGTGCGGTCGCCACCCTCCCCGTCCACATCGGCGAACTCCAGGCCGCCTGCCTGGGCACCGACCTCCAGTCCTGGGACGCCCAGGGTGAGCCGCACCTCGGGGAGGTCGGCGAACTCGTCGTCGCCGCCCCCATGCCCTCCATGCCGCTGCGCTTCTGGAACGACCCGGACGGCAGCCGCTACCACGACAGCTACTTCGACATGTACCCCGGCGTCTGGCGCCACGGCGACTGGATCACCCTCACCGAACGCGGCTCCGTGATCATCCACGGCCGCTCCGACTCCACCCTCAACCGCCAGGGCGTACGGATGGGCTCCGCCGACATCTACGAGGCCGTGGAGCGGCTGCCCCAGATCCGCGAGTCCCTCGTGGTGGGCATCGAACAACCCGACGGCGGCTACTGGATGCCCCTCTTCGTCCACCTCGCCGACGGCGCCGCCCTCGACGACGACCTGCGCACCGCGA
This window encodes:
- a CDS encoding NUDIX domain-containing protein, yielding MSESTPPATPPVRDSHCAACGAPYDAAVLRAGAWPRPCAACGTTAYRNPLPVAVALLPVTDAADGTQGLVVITRTIPPHRGRLALPGGFVDHGEDWRHAVVRELREETGIEAGADEVTLADALSSPDGHLLLFGLLPARPVHLLPPSAPTDETAGYDVLRTAGELAFPLHTEAVRAWFAGRYA
- a CDS encoding TIM-barrel domain-containing protein, which gives rise to MDGHDLVRSVKSMGSVGGVRAAWRSWRGDSWAPALRHPELARVPGQVVGAEPGPGGGVVRFARSALRIRVAVGGAVFWAWDGAGGLPSYGLPGTEPAPDPRAQLEPGTDGGWQVVSERLTVSVSREGAVELRTPGGVPLRREEPPRWWEAAGGGPARWVQRSRLPADARFFGVGGPVSGPRPRDGTYPLGEADREGEGTPGRRDGAGGAPMPVQFVVSDAGTHLVFYDCTGSGRMTVREGEEGAGSGHDRPGGSEVRMDGGPLRCWAVAGTPARVLRGWTALTGAPALPPAWALGPQLAVAGPVDAREVRRIVAGHRDRGMPLSALHLVGERGGLGGMVPGPPDGVELVSLASELRAQGVRLLVSGSAPPPSPSGEGHAAAGADPGPVAGRSLVGRAPAETVSSVPGPRERPFHLRTPVRAGARRYGGARSDGAAEGWPGLRAALATVIGLGLCGVPYAAPDIDAFEESESPELYLRRLQLGAYLPLFRIRAGGRARGGGGCGLGEEVRAHALAALAERERLGPYFVTLAHMARLTGAPYVRPVWWEAPGDRALRECEDAFLLGDGLLVAPVWEPGTVRRTVRLPRGRWYDTATGRSYEGPGRVTVEAPLSRIAVLARAGAVIPVRGADGGPEMEVWAPRRGRRGGGVLVRSAVTAPGKPLLERFRTRWEDGRVVVEREGHDGSVPYPVRVRGD
- a CDS encoding acetoacetate--CoA ligase translates to MTSAADEAPLWQPGPERVAAAAVTRFQSWAAEHHGAPAEGGYAALHRWSVEHLDTFWGAVAAWFDIRFSTPYETVLANRAMPGAEWFPGATLNYAEHALRTAEDPLRADAPALFHVDETQAQAVMSWSELRRQVGSLAAELRALGVNPGDRVSGYLPNIPQAVVAFLATATVGGVWTSCAPDFGARSVLDRFQQVEPVVLFTVDGYRYGGKEHDRTATVTELRRELPTLRAVVHVPLLGTPAPDGALAWSDLTGGDREPVFEQVPFAHPLWVLYSSGTTGLPKAIVQSQGGILLEHYKQLGLHCDLGPEDRFFWYTSTGWMMWNFLVSGLLTGTTVVLYDGSPGHPDTSAQWRVAEQTGTTFFGTSAAYVMACRKAGVHPGRDLDLSRVQCVATTGSPLPPDGFRWLHGEITEDLWIASVSGGTDVCSCFAGAVATLPVHIGELQAACLGTDLQSWDAQGEPHLGEVGELVVAAPMPSMPLRFWNDPDGSRYHDSYFDMYPGVWRHGDWITLTERGSVIIHGRSDSTLNRQGVRMGSADIYEAVERLPQIRESLVVGIEQPDGGYWMPLFVHLADGAALDDDLRTAIARTLRENLSPRHVPDEIIEVPGIPHTLTGKRIEVPVKRLLQGTPLEKAVSAGSVDDVGLLRFYADLARTRP